The proteins below come from a single Oscillospiraceae bacterium genomic window:
- a CDS encoding LacI family DNA-binding transcriptional regulator, with translation MAKGVRMADIAEKLGISIVSVSKALAGKDGVSEEMRAKILSTAEELGYRSPAAKATATQQTGGQIIGVLVADHFFNENTFYSNLYRAILQHSAPQGISVAMEIVFPQAEQSCTMPTFLVNRKVDGLIFMGEIDRRYMSTAAQSGLPFLLLDFYDDAIAADCVLSDNVSGAYQLTETILRTGRREIAFVGSVNATSSIMDRYLGYTKALLRAGLEPRADWRLEDRGADGRFIPLTLPQQMPQAFVCSCDEVAYNLVETLRRAGYRVPQDVAVAGYDDFRYSTICDPPLTSYRVDVDSMAAAAVDQMRRKMARKHSLAPTIMVPGALVVRESTAKQD, from the coding sequence ATGGCAAAGGGTGTCCGGATGGCGGATATTGCCGAAAAATTAGGCATCAGCATCGTATCGGTGTCCAAGGCGCTGGCCGGCAAAGACGGCGTAAGCGAGGAGATGCGCGCCAAAATACTCTCCACGGCGGAGGAGTTGGGCTACCGTTCACCTGCTGCCAAGGCGACGGCCACGCAGCAGACCGGCGGACAGATCATCGGCGTGCTGGTGGCAGATCACTTTTTTAACGAAAATACATTCTATTCCAATCTGTACCGCGCTATTTTGCAGCACAGCGCACCGCAGGGCATCAGCGTGGCGATGGAAATCGTCTTCCCTCAGGCGGAGCAAAGCTGTACGATGCCTACCTTTTTGGTCAACCGCAAGGTGGACGGACTGATTTTTATGGGGGAGATCGACCGCCGGTATATGTCCACTGCTGCGCAGAGCGGCCTGCCGTTCCTGCTGCTTGATTTCTACGATGATGCGATCGCGGCAGACTGTGTGCTGTCCGACAATGTCAGCGGCGCGTATCAGCTGACCGAAACTATTCTGCGCACCGGGCGCAGGGAGATTGCCTTTGTGGGCAGTGTCAATGCGACCAGTTCAATCATGGATCGCTATCTCGGCTACACCAAGGCATTGCTGCGCGCCGGTCTTGAGCCGCGCGCCGACTGGCGGCTTGAGGACCGCGGTGCGGACGGACGGTTTATCCCGCTTACGCTGCCGCAGCAGATGCCGCAGGCATTTGTCTGCAGCTGCGATGAGGTTGCCTACAATCTGGTCGAGACACTGCGCCGTGCCGGATACCGGGTGCCGCAGGATGTGGCCGTGGCAGGATATGACGATTTCCGATATTCCACCATCTGCGATCCGCCGTTGACAAGCTACCGCGTGGATGTGGACAGCATGGCGGCCGCTGCCGTGGATCAGATGCGCCGTAAGATGGCACGAAAGCACAGCCTTGCCCCTACCATTATGGTGCCGGGGGCGTTGGTCGTGCGCGAGTCCACCGCCAAGCAGGATTAA
- a CDS encoding 1,4-beta-xylanase, translating into MFNHPFTAVNFAVFPHRGVLGGGTARRSLAAMAAKTGCRWVILTPAGVQATPYSEEIDYRSAATPTDAELCGCIRFARSLGLEVALKPTVNCANGVWRARISFFDHDVPCESQWGRWFAQYTAFQLHYAEIAAREGCKLFITGCEMTMTEHREAEWRQLLAAVRGVYPGTLTYNCDKYGEDHIAWWDAVDVIASSGYYPLQDWPRQLARIGQVAEKFRKPVLFTEAGCMAVHGSAAVPNNWELTGAPDNAEQAAWYKAMFDACRQAPFVQGFGVWDWPADPGVSSPYAVNNRPAADIIETYYKGMYRK; encoded by the coding sequence ATGTTCAATCACCCGTTTACTGCTGTCAATTTTGCCGTATTCCCGCACCGCGGCGTACTGGGCGGGGGCACCGCTCGCCGCAGCCTTGCCGCAATGGCCGCCAAAACCGGCTGCCGCTGGGTCATCCTTACCCCTGCCGGGGTGCAGGCCACCCCGTACAGTGAAGAAATCGACTACCGCAGCGCCGCCACCCCCACAGACGCGGAGCTTTGCGGCTGCATCCGCTTTGCACGCAGCCTTGGGCTGGAGGTCGCACTCAAGCCTACCGTCAACTGCGCCAACGGCGTATGGCGGGCGCGCATCAGTTTTTTTGACCACGATGTCCCCTGCGAGAGCCAATGGGGCCGTTGGTTTGCGCAGTACACAGCGTTTCAGCTGCATTACGCCGAAATCGCCGCCCGCGAAGGCTGCAAGCTGTTCATCACCGGCTGCGAGATGACAATGACCGAGCACCGTGAAGCCGAATGGCGGCAGCTTTTGGCCGCCGTGCGCGGGGTATACCCCGGCACACTGACCTATAACTGTGACAAATACGGCGAGGATCACATCGCATGGTGGGATGCCGTGGATGTGATTGCGTCCAGCGGGTACTATCCGTTGCAGGACTGGCCGCGCCAGCTGGCGCGCATCGGACAGGTGGCAGAAAAATTCCGTAAGCCCGTGCTTTTTACCGAGGCAGGCTGCATGGCGGTGCATGGCTCCGCCGCCGTACCGAACAACTGGGAGCTGACGGGCGCACCGGACAATGCCGAGCAGGCCGCATGGTACAAGGCCATGTTCGATGCCTGCCGTCAGGCTCCCTTTGTACAGGGCTTCGGCGTCTGGGACTGGCCCGCCGACCCGGGCGTTTCCAGCCCTTACGCCGTCAACAACCGTCCCGCTGCCGACATCATTGAAACCTATTACAAAGGAATGTACCGCAAATGA
- a CDS encoding GDSL family lipase: MTALQISPLSVLPQIRALGRHRGRNPLPLFWTASGAELLFTGSELWFQLECDYTEIEPWVSIELNGAWIARQALTPGRNRVCAFRGMTPGTPKHVRLLNDVQPMQQDPTHFLQLNAVEYAGGEFLPLPEPRCRLEFVGDSITSGEGTLGARQEEDWIGAFFSAENHYARLTSDALGAEYRLVSQSGWGIVCGWDNDPHHTLPPYYEQVCGVAEGARNTALGAKQQNDFSAWQPNAVIVNLATNDEHAFCNPAWLDPVTGKAYKLRTLPDGSYHPEDVRRLQDAVCDFLTILRERNPRAVLVWSYGMLGSGLQEVLQGAVQQYGSRSGDTRAFYLPLPDTTADTVGSRQHPGVLSHRAAAEVLTAFLKHKLEEQA, translated from the coding sequence ATGACCGCACTGCAAATCAGCCCGCTTTCCGTCCTGCCGCAGATCCGCGCCTTGGGCCGCCATAGGGGGCGCAACCCGCTGCCGCTGTTCTGGACTGCCTCCGGCGCAGAGCTGCTTTTTACCGGCAGTGAGCTGTGGTTCCAACTGGAGTGTGACTACACCGAGATCGAGCCGTGGGTCAGCATCGAGCTGAACGGCGCATGGATTGCCCGGCAGGCACTGACCCCGGGGCGCAACCGTGTCTGCGCGTTCCGCGGTATGACGCCCGGCACGCCGAAGCACGTCCGCCTTTTAAATGATGTACAGCCGATGCAGCAGGATCCCACCCACTTTTTGCAGCTGAACGCCGTAGAATATGCCGGCGGCGAATTTCTGCCCCTGCCGGAGCCGCGCTGTCGGCTGGAATTTGTGGGAGACAGCATCACCAGCGGCGAGGGTACGCTGGGAGCCCGGCAGGAGGAGGACTGGATCGGTGCCTTTTTCAGCGCCGAAAACCACTACGCCCGCCTGACCTCCGATGCGCTCGGGGCTGAGTACCGCCTTGTCTCCCAGAGTGGTTGGGGCATCGTCTGCGGGTGGGACAATGACCCGCACCATACCCTGCCGCCCTATTACGAGCAGGTCTGCGGCGTGGCGGAGGGTGCGCGCAACACTGCCCTCGGTGCTAAACAGCAGAACGATTTTTCTGCTTGGCAGCCCAATGCAGTCATTGTAAACCTCGCCACCAACGATGAACACGCCTTCTGCAATCCGGCGTGGCTCGACCCCGTGACCGGCAAAGCGTACAAGCTGCGCACACTGCCGGACGGCAGCTACCACCCCGAGGATGTGCGCCGCCTGCAAGATGCCGTCTGCGATTTTTTGACGATACTGCGTGAGCGCAACCCCCGCGCCGTGCTGGTCTGGAGCTATGGAATGCTGGGCAGCGGGCTGCAGGAGGTGCTGCAGGGTGCCGTTCAACAATACGGCAGCCGCAGCGGCGACACGCGCGCCTTCTACCTGCCGCTGCCGGACACAACTGCCGACACCGTGGGTTCGCGGCAGCACCCGGGCGTTCTCTCTCACCGTGCCGCCGCCGAGGTATTGACCGCCTTTTTGAAACACAAGCTGGAGGAACAGGCATGA